One Drosophila subpulchrella strain 33 F10 #4 breed RU33 unplaced genomic scaffold, RU_Dsub_v1.1 Primary Assembly Seq53, whole genome shotgun sequence DNA window includes the following coding sequences:
- the LOC119562501 gene encoding uncharacterized protein LOC119562501 has product MDKNQIVEWLQANEILFPTSATLRQLRKLALDAGCQEAADIPENTLEEEDAKIDILSQGTASEDIHIHTLEEEEALLDAAIRVAEKKKILAGLMQNNNKTTDDIRMVKQLMVPFSATENEEALKWILDFERICRDVNECKNFQLRCVRMLMKPGTDADLFVRVDRSSTYDEFKKNFIETFGHGSSTADIVLLLKETIFNPAKNTVMGYILLMEEIAMRANIDEKLTVQFIIDGFRDRSANIALLYTATTIGQLKELARKYASLSKKSHNFSHRAESSGNERNTIRCYNCSAYGHYASSCTASKREKGSCFRCGSLQHMLKDCQQKPTINPRMVGAANNQPIRDDEEGHNMFIPIVNQRH; this is encoded by the exons ATGGACAAGAATCAAATTGTTGAGTGGCTACAAGCCAATGAAATCTTGTTCCCAACAAGTGCAACTTTAAGGCAGTTGCGCAAGCTTGCGTTGGATGCCGGTTGCCAAGAAGCGGCTGATATCCCGGAAAACACATTGGAGGAAGAAGACGCCAAAATTGATATACTAAGTCAAGGAACCGCTAGCGAAGacatacacatacacacaTTGGAAGAAGAGGAAGCATTGCTTGACGCCGCCATAAGGGTGGctgaaaagaaaaagatattGGCCGGATTgatgcaaaacaacaacaagacgACAGATGACATTAGAATGGTAAAGCAGCTCATGGTCCCGTTTTCTGCCACTGAAAATGAGGAAGCTCTTAAGTGGATTTTGGATTTTGAGAGAATCTGCAGAGATGTTAATGAGTgtaaaaattttcaattgcgctgcgtacgaaTGCTTATGAAACCGGGCACAGATGCGGACTTGTTTGTGCGTGTTGACCGATCGAGTACTTATGACgaatttaagaaaaacttTATAGAAACATTTGGTCATGGCAGTTCAACTGCTGATATTGTATTGCTGTTAAAGGAAACCATTTTTAACCCTGCGAAGAACACCGTTATGGGATACATACTTCTTATGGAGGAAATTGCTATGCGTGCTAACATCGACGAAAAATTGACAGTCCAGTTCATCATTGATGGTTTTCGTGATCGTTCAGCCAATATCGCCCTATTGTACACAGCTACAACAATCGGACAATTGAAAGAGTTGGCTCGGAAGTATGCAAGTCTAAGTAAGAAGTCGCACAATTTTTCCCACCGCGCAGAAAGTTCTGGAAATGAGCGGAACACAATCCGCTGCTATAATTGTTCCGCTTATGGGCATTACGCTTCGTCGTGTACTGCGTCGAAACGCGAGAAGGGGTCCTGTTTCCGTTGTGGATCCCTCCAACATATGCTGAAGGATTGTCAACAGAAGCCTACAATTAATCCGCGGATGGTGGGCGCAGCCAACAACCAGCCGATTCGAGATGACGAAGAGGGGCACAATATGTTTATTCCGATTGTTAACCAG CGCCATTAA